The following proteins come from a genomic window of Neofelis nebulosa isolate mNeoNeb1 chromosome 5, mNeoNeb1.pri, whole genome shotgun sequence:
- the N6AMT1 gene encoding methyltransferase N6AMT1 isoform X1 — protein sequence MAAPGLPTPLHGHVGRGAFINVYEPAEDTFLLLDALEAAAAELVGVEICLEVGSGSGVVSAFLASMIGPQALYMCTDINPEAAACTLETAHCNKVHIQPVITDLVVFNFMVTGYLHVCILFLSKQLLHHHPPPTPLMVKGLLPRLKEKVDLLVFNPPYVVTPPEEVGSHGVEAAWAGGRNGREVMDRFFPLAADLLSPRGLFYLVTIKENNPGEILKTMTTKGLRGTVALSRQAGREALSVLKFTKCRVLC from the exons ATGGCGGCGCCGGGTCTCCCGACGCCGCTGCACGGACATGTGGGCCGGGGCGCCTTCATCAATGTGTACGAGCCGGCGGAGGATACGTTCCTGCTGCTGGACGCGCTCGAGGCGGCAGCGGCCGAGCTCGTGGG agTGGAAATATGCCTTGAAGTAGGGTCAGGGTCTGGAGTGGTATCTGCATTCCTAGCCTCTATGATAGGTCCTCAGGCCTTGTACAT gTGCACTGATATCAACCCTGAGGCAGCAGCTTGTACTCTGGAGACAGCACACTGTAACAAAGTCCACATTCAGCCAGTGATTACAGACTTG GTAGTCTTTAATTTCATGGTAACAGGATACTTGCATGTCTGTATCTTATTCCTCAGCAAACAGCTTcttcaccaccacccacccccaacccccctcaTG GTCAAAGGCTTGCTACCAAGATTGAAGGAAAAAGTTGATCTTCTGGTGTTTAATCCCCCCTATGTAGTGACTCCACCTGAAGAG GTGGGAAGTCACGGAGTAGAGGCTGCTTGGGCCGGTGGCAGAAATGGTCGAGAAGTCATGGACAGGTTCTTCCCACTGGCTGCAGATCTTCTGTCACCAAGAGGATTATTCTATTTAGttaccattaaagaaaataatccag gagaaattttgaaaacaatgacaacaaaggGTCTACGAGGGACTGTGGCACTTTCCAGGCAAGCAGGCCGAGAAGCCCTCTCAGTCCTGAAGTTCACCAAGTGCCGTGTATTGTGCTGA
- the N6AMT1 gene encoding methyltransferase N6AMT1 isoform X2: MAAPGLPTPLHGHVGRGAFINVYEPAEDTFLLLDALEAAAAELVGVEICLEVGSGSGVVSAFLASMIGPQALYMCTDINPEAAACTLETAHCNKVHIQPVITDLVKGLLPRLKEKVDLLVFNPPYVVTPPEEVGSHGVEAAWAGGRNGREVMDRFFPLAADLLSPRGLFYLVTIKENNPGEILKTMTTKGLRGTVALSRQAGREALSVLKFTKCRVLC; encoded by the exons ATGGCGGCGCCGGGTCTCCCGACGCCGCTGCACGGACATGTGGGCCGGGGCGCCTTCATCAATGTGTACGAGCCGGCGGAGGATACGTTCCTGCTGCTGGACGCGCTCGAGGCGGCAGCGGCCGAGCTCGTGGG agTGGAAATATGCCTTGAAGTAGGGTCAGGGTCTGGAGTGGTATCTGCATTCCTAGCCTCTATGATAGGTCCTCAGGCCTTGTACAT gTGCACTGATATCAACCCTGAGGCAGCAGCTTGTACTCTGGAGACAGCACACTGTAACAAAGTCCACATTCAGCCAGTGATTACAGACTTG GTCAAAGGCTTGCTACCAAGATTGAAGGAAAAAGTTGATCTTCTGGTGTTTAATCCCCCCTATGTAGTGACTCCACCTGAAGAG GTGGGAAGTCACGGAGTAGAGGCTGCTTGGGCCGGTGGCAGAAATGGTCGAGAAGTCATGGACAGGTTCTTCCCACTGGCTGCAGATCTTCTGTCACCAAGAGGATTATTCTATTTAGttaccattaaagaaaataatccag gagaaattttgaaaacaatgacaacaaaggGTCTACGAGGGACTGTGGCACTTTCCAGGCAAGCAGGCCGAGAAGCCCTCTCAGTCCTGAAGTTCACCAAGTGCCGTGTATTGTGCTGA